From the genome of Cololabis saira isolate AMF1-May2022 chromosome 1, fColSai1.1, whole genome shotgun sequence:
AGATGTATATAAGATTTACTGTTACCACCACGACGATGCTAACATGTCACTTAAATCCTATGAGAAAGAGGAACAAATAAAGCAACATTTTACCACATGTGTATTGGCGCTGAAGTAAGTGaagtcaatatttttttaattatttacaacCTATCAATCATAAAGTTTATCCATGTCAATCTTaacttcatgttttttttcttcttcctttggCCACCTCATCACAGGAAAATCTATGACCAAGAGTAAGTACAGCCTTTTGTGAGAtttttccaccgtatttcatttCTCCCCCTGATCATTGTTTCCCATTGTTTCCACAGAGGAAAGCCTAATTTGTTGGACATGGGCTCATTGATCATCAAACCCGTCCAGAGGATCATGAAGTACCCGCTGCTGCTTAGGGAACTGTGGCAGGCCACACCGGAAGGCCACCCTGACCATCAGCCGGCGCAGGAGGCGTTCACTGCCGCCAGGATCATAAACGTGAACATCAATGAGTTCAAGAGGCGCAAAGACATAGGTGTGACGTCGCCGCTGCTGTTTTCTGTGCACGCCAGCCTAACCATGTCAGTCCTGATGCCATGTTCTCATCTGTTTACAGTTATGAAGTATAAGAAGTTAGAAGATGAGGGCACGCTGAGGGGCAAACTAAACAAGTTAAACATCCACTCCATACGGAAGAAAGGAGACAGGTTCGCTGGTTATCTCAAGATCCTCACGGGTGTCGAACCACAGGTGAAATATAAGAAATACATCCTGTACTCGTTACAGCTGCATAAAAAGATGAGATGAACACGCTTAATGAGCAATTGACAATTGACAACTGTTATTTCTGAAGGTGAGAGATGAAGTGTTCGATAGAGAAGAAAAGCTTTTCAGGAGTCTGGAGAAAGCTGTGAGACAACTGGTCAAGAACATTCACTGTTACATGCAAAATGTTCAGGTGAGGCTGAAACATCTGACTAGGAATACTGAGAATATATCTAAACTTGTCAATGTTGAATTTACTTCAGGTCAATTCagctcagttcagttcaattgaATTCATTCAGTTCACTTTAGTTAAACTTATTCAAATCAATTAAGTTATTTCAGCTCTATTCACTTCAGGTTTTTTCTACTAAATTTGGTTAAGATCTGTTCTATTTAATTCAATTGAGAATAAATCCACAGTGAGCCATTATGATAGTCCACTATGGTCTTTGTTGTCATTTGTGCTCATTCCTCATATTTTGGATCAGATTTAGGCTCAAACATGTAGAGGTGGGTTTGAGAAGATGCCATGCTTTactcttaggccccgtttacacgtagccgggtatttacaaaaacggaggcgttttcatgcgttttggccgttcgtttacacggaaacggcggtcaaagtcaccaaaaacgatcatttctgaaaactccggccaaagtggagattttcaaaaactccgttttcccgtttgcgtctaaacggaggaaaacggaggaaaacggagatttaagcttcagaacgtcacattatgcaccagaaactcaccagcgtcatgtgtgcgacctgtgtttacaattagtttggccaccgtcaatattttcttgtattttacctgtttaatattctaaagtcacacttaaaagtaactcccccccccgtccagcctcctgctcattcaagcctgtgagcgcgtcagccagcagcatgaagcctgaattatggttccgcgttaaatcgacggcgtagggtacgcggcgacgcgcaaggtacgtgcgcgtcgccgcgtaccctacgccgtaggctctgcgttaatgtaacgcggaaccataaatcagccttaactggaagttacacacgtgtcatttgttgatgtttttccaggattctgattggcttgcatgacgttaagagcgttttcatgcgggtccgtgtaaacgaggatttttttgaaaacgtagaggggaaaatatccgtttttgtaaatacccggctacgtgtaaacgtggccttacttTGAATTTCTACCCTGGAAAGAAACCAGTTTTATTACTAAAAGGACTattatgtaatttaaaaaaaaatgtatatgtatatatatatatatatatatatatatatatatatatatatatatatatatatatatatattaataaattaatattaataaaataaatatatgtgacatatttaaaaatatatcatatatattttatatcaaaaatgcatatatatatatatatatatatatatatatatatatatatatatatatatatatatatatatatatgtatgcttttaggttcttaccaggatggtattaaccattaatatatatgcagacaaggggaaaaaagaaaaaagaaaaaaaaaatatatatatatatatatatatatatatatatatatataatcattatcattattattttgcatATTCAAAACTAATCCAGCGattcagaagaaaaacaaaagtataGAGGCAGAAAAATGCATTCTATGTCTCCTGTAATAATCCCTGTCAACACTctgctgctctttttttttcttgtttttaatatcttttgtgCAGGAGATGGTGAGTGTAGCTGTTCAGAATGTGACGAACATGGAAAATATAATCAAGGATTCaaacaaaaatgacacaaatggTTCAAATCATAATGGCAAGGACCCATACAAACACTTTGTAAGTATGGCTTTTGATGCACTTTGCAATAAACTGTTATCACTGATACAGGATATAATTGACTTTACCGTTCAGCTTCCCCGGTCTCCATGTTCTTCCCCGAATAAATGGCATTTGTATCCCTCCTTGCTTGGCTGTCCTCTCCCTCCCCGACCTTTCATTCACCTTAATCTCTGAGTCATCTGTCACTTTGCCAATAGCTGCCTGTCTTCTCTTCAAAATATAAAGCTGCTTCTTCTGTGCCTCTAACCTTGCTGTTAGATCCTGACGTAACCTTGCTATGATCTTTCTCTGCTTCACTGGAAGCATTTTAGCTCTGATAAGCTTTATGGAGTCAGCGTAGACATAAATACAAAAGTTCAACATAAGTGCAATAGTTAGCATGTACAGTAATTTTGGGAATAAGCTTTTGTCTCTTTTCCACACCAGAGAGACAAAATGGAGCATTTGGTCCTGGCCCCGCTGTCATCCCTGCAGGGCATGTTCACAGCCCCACAGAAGCTCATCCAGAAACGCTATGACAAACTACTCGATTACTGCTGTCGCCTGGAGCGCTCATCTTCTctttcatcctcatcatccaCCGCTTCCTCCTCCCTGACACCGGTGTCGGAAGACCCACACGGTCCCGCCAGGAGGGATTACGAAGCTCTCAATGCTTTgctggtggaggagctgcagaggtTCAACATGGCTGCTTATACCATCTTAACAAACAGCGTGGTGGGTCTGGCGGCTCTTCTCAGAGGGATGATGGGAAATGCGCTCATCGGTGCTCCGTTGATCCACCAGCTACCGGTGAGAATCCCACACACGAATCCTATTACACTGCAAGTTTAATTTGAGTGTTTTTAATGACACGTACCTGTGTTATGTTTGCCTGTGCAGGCTCCGCTGTCCAACATCGCTGAGGTGCAGAACAGCATCATGGATGAGCTCAACAATCTGACATTCGTCAAGGATAATACTCAGAAGTTAATGGAACGAAAAGTCAGCTTTGAGAGACAACGAGACAAGAAAATAACAGTAAGAAATTGGCAATATACGTATTTAATATTTACACTTACAGACTAAAATCTCTCCAAACACAGTTAGTAAACTTCTATAAACTCGACATTTGCACTATGGTGATCTACAGTAGTTAACCCAGGGGATGGATTGAGATCTTGTAGCACATCTACATTTAACATGAGACAGAGCTATCAGACTCCTCTTACCCAACTTCAGACATTATAAAAGCAATGAAACAACCACTGAAAGGTATCTTTACATCTGTCACATTATAAAGCACGTCTTATGCTTCTACCTTGCAACTACACACATACATAGCCCTATGTATGGGACCTTTTTAGTTGGCATTTTTACTTCACGTTTGTTCCTCGTTTGTGTTCCTCTCAACTGCATTTGTGGGTTTATTTGTGAGTTTACTTGTGAAATATTAATATATGAAAGGAAATGCAATGCTTCCAAGCTGAACAAACACATTTCTTGGGGCCTGCATTGACCTGAAGCGTAGTCACATTTCTGGAGAGGTGCATGCATGACAGGCGACGGGAGATGTTTTGCAGTAAGGTTTCCCCGGTACAGCAGACTGACATAATTAATTTCACATATACAACCAAAAGGTACGCTTGACTCTGAACAATGGTTTTCTTAAAGACGCTCTACATATGAATCAACCTTCTGACCACAATGTAGGGAGGGGCATATTACAAGAACATTCAGGACTCTCAAGTCTCACGCACTGAGGGCGAGACACGGATTTTAACAAGATTGCACGCTCCACATGGCATTTTTTCATGTTGAGAAATGATTAGCTTCAGAAATTTGCGCAGCCCATCTTACAAACGAGTCAAAGGCAGACTCGGCTACTGTGCGCTGAGCGCTCATATGGCTCAGAGCAGCGGTGTTGCCTTGCAACCTATCGGCTAATCAGAAAATAGAATTtctcaaccaatcagataatAGAATTTTTTGTTGCTGGGTGACGTTTCAGCTTCAAGCACGCGATCCATCAATTATTTAATATACCTTTAACATATTGTGAAGAGACGATGGCCACTACAGTGTTTTCCTTTGtttggaataaataaaacagtctATTTGATCAAGTAgaatttgttctttctttcttctcctgcaaaagaaaattaaaaatctcTGTCCAAGCAAACTTCAAAACTCGAGAGCCTTGACAGTTCATGTGTCAACCGGTGGTCACAACAATGTTGACAAAGTGCTATTAAAAGACATGCTGGACGTCACCTTGTCAACACAGCTGATCGTGTGGTCAGAATCATAGAttggtgaaaaaagaaaatagcaaATATATACTAGGATGGCAAATCTGTCAATCTGAAAGAATGAGTTTAAAACGATGCAGCTGTACCTCGGCATCTGACTTCAAATTTAGACTGTATAGAGTTAATATCCTCAGGGTTCTTGACCTTCCTGACAGAACCTTCATACACGGATTCATAATAACTTTATTAAACGTACCTGTGTCAAGCATTGACACTAAAGCCGGAAATATACTCTACGCACGtaacctgcgtagcctgcgtagcctgctttgtgtctgttcatgctccactgcgtacgtcgcgtaccacccgagtagagcctgtcataccgatggtgaccgatagggggcagtaagcagagcaacagttggaaaagctacttatattaagtagcagaagtagtagcagcagcagcggtagcagattagaaaaacgaacacttttacaggacaatattggatgatgtaggagattataacatcgtgtgaatgtgtatgagtgtgtatgaatgtttgtggtggtcggaggggccgtttggcgcgatatggcagccacgctcccgtcagtctgcagggcagctgcggctacagacggagctaccaccggggagaatgtgtgtgaatgaataatgatctctgtaaagctctgggtgcctagaaggaagctaaagaaaaccataacattattattattattattactctttttttaatgtgtattacttatttatattactgttttacccccttccctgtgtgtgtgtgtgtgtacttctgctacgtgagtttccccgttgagggagtaataaaggactattttatcttatcttattattattgcttattatcaaaagtggatagtctttccagactaatttatccagcattctcctcacccatctcaacaagaatgacgaaacaataaatccagttaattttaggttcatatggagaagtagatgtcaatatataagaaagattaacatggtcaaaaaatgtattgttcctaatatgattccaagtcattcaatagtatttttattgaaaaacagagtatttaaaataaaataagtcccgtcaattgactcctggctcccggctccgcttcctcccggctccgggaggcaccgaggctcggcgcgtacctccgccggggctcggtcgccggggcgcggtcgccggggctcggcggccggggctcgccatccgcggtactcccggggactctagtcccgcagcaccagtgagtattttgaccggagagattataaaataccggacttcggcatattttaccggacaacggaaaccctggggggaagttaaatattgcataaatatatgcacggggaactttctccaggggagagcagcatagtcgtgccagctgggatcagaccgggaacagcgatactagcggccagagcgagaactgcaggtcgcgtacgcgttcagtgtctttttgagaacgtgcacgtcgacgcgtcaaatgtacgcaggatacgcaggatacgcgagacgtgacgtcacgcgtatcctgcgtctcgcgtaacgcgttctgaactgcaagtataaacgcggcttAACTGTGCGCTGCTCTGGCCCCCAGGTCCCGGAGGTGCAGCATCAGACCGAGGAGCAGCGGGCCTGGCTGCTGGCAGAGTACCCGGTGAGCCGTCTGCACCAGCTGAAGAGGAAGTGTAACGGCTGCCAGGAGCAGGACCTCAGCCTGCTGGAGGGCGAGCTGGTGGCCCTGCTGGAGGACACGGACCCGCTAGGCAGCAGCAGCCGCTGGCTGGTGCACACCGGAGgcaagtgtgtgtttgtcttcaCGTTTATCTGTgtctgggtcaatgacgtgacgcctatattttctgaaaaacatactttttttaattcaaaaaaggtttaaatggatagaaaaataccatatatgaactacctgtcccacatatggactcacttgaattttacaaaaaatactagttatttgggattttgttgttgttttaagcgttaaaatgtcatgtggtgcgaccgtccgaccatttgtatttatatttccatcataatatacaagcaaagtttgactgatgatgtccattttatgaaatatcatgtggcgcgaccattaaaaaaacaaccatttttgtataatactgaaaacttgtaaaaaaaagatgtcaagatgttaaggaaattaatttattttaatatgaatcatggttgcaccacatgacttttttttaaggctagtgccaattcatcttgacaaaaaactctgaaatcacttaatttaaaatgtttatatgaatttatgtgtacacaacattcttaatgtttgaactactgcaatagatattcttttttttttattattttaaaattgacctgttgaaaatccttattcatcATTGACCCGTCTGTATTCTTAAGCTGACGTGACTCTCAGGTTATACCAACAAAAATAACACAAGGTGAATAAGGTTATCAGACTGAATCATTTGCAGCATGAGTGTCCTCTAAGATGAATTTATCTATGAATGAGTTGGTatcttcgagaaaaaaagctaGGCTCTAATGACACACTAAACTTTACTTTTTGACAAGTCAGCACAGCAGAATGAATCCCAGAAGCTCCTGCAGTGTCAAGGTTGCCGCTGCCTCTGGAGATGGTTGCCTCACAACAGGGCAACCGTAGCATTTCTCCGTCTCCCCTCTACATCTCACAGAGGCGGCTGGGATCCTGGTGTCTTTCTTGAACAAACCAGCGCATGTTGTTAGCAGCATTACTTAGAGTAGAGAGCCTTTCCCGCTGGGTATCCGTGAACAAGTATGGAGAATTTTCTCTTGTGCTTTCCTCCGTTGGCAGtgataacaagttattttttgtgAGAACAGCAACAAAAACTGCTTGTATACATTTCTTGGTAGGAAGTATTTTCTGCACAGTCTTCTATTTTCCTCAGAGATAACAAGCGATCCTTGGAAGTTTTGTTCATATCTCTGTTGATTCCAACATTACAAATATGCTTGTCTCATATTTATATGTTCTTCAGTCTCTTGCTGTAAGTGGATTTAAGACTGTGAAGGCAGCGTTTCAGCACTTTGATAAATATTAAGCACACAACTATCCGCCAAAAATAACATCAATTTAATTTCAAGTGGGTTGTTGGGTCTTGGGAACAGAAAAAGGACATTTCTAACAAAGAACTTCGGTGCAGTTAGGCAAATGTTAAAGCCACTGATATAAGACACAACAAAGTGCACCTCTAGTGGGATAATGTGGTATTACAACCAAGCAGCAACCATCTAACTTTCCGGGTTGAGGCTCAAGGGGAACTAAGATTTGTTGCTTCATTGACtccaatgttaaaatgttcaactctagagcaaaaataaacatatttacagtgtagttcaaaaaaactttttggtcccaatcgtttgatttcacatccatgacaactctgaggggggtgaatTCTTTTGTACCAccccaggagagtttatatcaagcttaacatttatatttaatatgattgattgacagttggctcagccaatggctagcccgCTATCGGTTTTGTATTAACCCTGCATCGGCTAAAcgtaattttttgtttttccatcgAGTCAACGTGTTAATCGGTATATTTGGTTGTGAACTTCTGCTGGTACATCTGCAGATAATTTGGTGGGGATCCACTGAAGGAGTTGAAAGCCCCagctgactttgattgacagataATGGGCGGGTTCCCGGGTCACGTGACTTGATgctttgtccattgtttttTATAGTctttgggcccgatttactaagatcctaaataaagagtactaaattgcgtgtgcactgaaaaagtttgcacgtgctgttgttgtgtgttttgcgggtgatcaactaagatcgcgtgcgcaattgataacaggtgcaaacagaagtatttaaatgaggtgttgcgtgtcttttgcgagcgcaaaatgaaatttgacgagatggagttagagatattagtggaagaggcaaattgttgtgccgtattcagcacccctgccgtaaaaagcaccccctcgtatattcaatgataagtagaccaagaaaaaaacaacacactgacacttcaatatactgtatttatatatacacactaggggtgtaacaatatatcgtgccacgaaatttcgcgatacaaaaacgtcacaatacgtgtcgtggaggtgacaacctgtatcgcgatattgggttattaatattaatctattgtgttgactagaaacgcgcatccggcCGCAGCCGCAACCGCAACCGCGCGGatcaaaatcttactccgctcagaacaaaaagtagtcccgttttgcggtcctgttttgagctctgaacctttacttatgtaaggctggtgtagagttaagccttaccttattaaattaaacctttttggggtcgtgagtaggataaacacggggacaacttctgcgtgagtttgcgtgtacttcaatgtccgctcaacagcgtaggatcttagaacatcaacacagcacctagtgctgtatcactccgcccaatctaaaacagactaatcactacagattaaCTGACtaatgtaattatagtccctgatttacagaatataaagaatatatacatttataaaataatgaaccctgaattaccaaaataaccttcttaacaaaaataaatctcctcttacacttataaggtgagcatgaatcaatcttttttatgatgtaaaattgtatgtatttatttacttgtatttatttattcaattttagttgttaaatttctggaaaagaaaaaagtcaaatcatacatgagagaaactattcagtttgtggcaaaatatttgtacttgtatgaaactgaagatgcataatgcaaacctgacatttacttttagttcagtttgtggaaaatggttggcctggctttctctttaaaacttaaacagttataaatcattacaaactgtaacaatagggcaaacgcacagcattgttttgtattatgtgtctttcaaataaaagacaattttttccagtcatatattcctcattcaaggttgttaaaaaatactgctataatatcgtatcgtatcgttatcgtgacctcaatatcgtgtatcgtaccgtatcgtgagattagtgtatcgttacacccctaatacacactcacacaaacacatacttaggagtttatattatatatatttacaaatattatggaagacaacacagtaagcaggctattaattaatgacatcaataaccatttacccgatttttgttatctgtgactgtgattgtgggaaagtatgattattgtggaatccatgagcgcatttaaacatgaatcattaacacaaaactggacgctaaacagaacgtgacacggaatgagaatatcatttttgtcagacgagggggttcttctcacggcaggggtgctgaatacggcacaacaccggggtatgactgcagaacaggcgcacaataagaaacacttttttctccatgaaaacacgtgatttatttattatcacaaataaaaaaatgaatgtgcctcctgtgacaaccttttgctgaataatactcgatttaacattaaaat
Proteins encoded in this window:
- the arhgef38 gene encoding rho guanine nucleotide exchange factor 38 isoform X2 gives rise to the protein MDPKEAGNGSEREKEKEKEKVVKRRNRPVFLRYLERRKTDTIVADDMAKGDINLGTLVRRSQSDKTEYSAKLKEKLMPHDLSALPSPILEPEEVRLRKMNRRAKVIKELVQTEKDYLTDLELCIREVVQPLRNLQVIDVDRLFTNMETVCEVSAALLHQLNAAMADPDPEAVVIGEVFIQAKAALEDVYKIYCYHHDDANMSLKSYEKEEQIKQHFTTCVLALKKIYDQEGKPNLLDMGSLIIKPVQRIMKYPLLLRELWQATPEGHPDHQPAQEAFTAARIINVNINEFKRRKDIVMKYKKLEDEGTLRGKLNKLNIHSIRKKGDRFAGYLKILTGVEPQVRDEVFDREEKLFRSLEKAVRQLVKNIHCYMQNVQEMVSVAVQNVTNMENIIKDSNKNDTNGSNHNGKDPYKHFRDKMEHLVLAPLSSLQGMFTAPQKLIQKRYDKLLDYCCRLERSSSLSSSSSTASSSLTPVSEDPHGPARRDYEALNALLVEELQRFNMAAYTILTNSVVGLAALLRGMMGNALIGAPLIHQLPAPLSNIAEVQNSIMDELNNLTFVKDNTQKLMERKVSFERQRDKKITVPEVQHQTEEQRAWLLAEYPVSRLHQLKRKCNGCQEQDLSLLEGELVALLEDTDPLGSSSRWLVHTGGKYTRLRLLHIPEAVQPSEGLAASQPDGQRTAAAAATCHGGRGL
- the arhgef38 gene encoding rho guanine nucleotide exchange factor 38 isoform X1 — protein: MDPKEAGNGSEREKEKEKEKVVKRRNRPVFLRYLERRKTDTIVADDMAKGDINLGTLVRRSQSDKTEYSAKLKEKLMPHDLSALPSPILEPEEVRLRKMNRRAKVIKELVQTEKDYLTDLELCIREVVQPLRNLQVIDVDRLFTNMETVCEVSAALLHQLNAAMADPDPEAVVIGEVFIQAKAALEDVYKIYCYHHDDANMSLKSYEKEEQIKQHFTTCVLALKKIYDQEGKPNLLDMGSLIIKPVQRIMKYPLLLRELWQATPEGHPDHQPAQEAFTAARIINVNINEFKRRKDIVMKYKKLEDEGTLRGKLNKLNIHSIRKKGDRFAGYLKILTGVEPQVRDEVFDREEKLFRSLEKAVRQLVKNIHCYMQNVQEMVSVAVQNVTNMENIIKDSNKNDTNGSNHNGKDPYKHFRDKMEHLVLAPLSSLQGMFTAPQKLIQKRYDKLLDYCCRLERSSSLSSSSSTASSSLTPVSEDPHGPARRDYEALNALLVEELQRFNMAAYTILTNSVVGLAALLRGMMGNALIGAPLIHQLPAPLSNIAEVQNSIMDELNNLTFVKDNTQKLMERKVSFERQRDKKITVPEVQHQTEEQRAWLLAEYPVSRLHQLKRKCNGCQEQDLSLLEGELVALLEDTDPLGSSSRWLVHTGGTQGYVYSTFLKQYNPLRDSQRASQMAKEQQQQQPPAMADEDFDDLSLFVSGSGSSSLHSFNLNTADSSSTLSGLQGELENADDLEDPLDTEAQQFYAVHAFQARCEQELTLQEYQHVRILQFCDLGGNKEWWLAEANGHKGYVPANYLGRMSYA